The genomic interval CGAGCGCCGACCAGAGCGAGCCGTGGCTGAAGGTGCGTAACGCCGGCTCCACCTCCGTACCGCTGAGCAGCGTCAAGGTGCGCTACTACTTCAAGGCCGACTCGGCGTCCGCCGCCTACCGGTTCGCCTGCTCCTGGGCGGTGAAGGGGTGCGCGAACATCACCGGTACGTTCGGGACGCCCGCCCATCCGACCGCCACGGCGGACCGCTATCTGGAGATCGGCTTCACGGCCGGGGCCGGTTCGCTGGCGCCGGGGGCGGACACCGGGGACATGCAGCTGCGCTTCCACCAGAGCTCCTGGGCCCCGCTCGTCCAGTCCGACGACTACTCCTTCGGCGCGGACAGGACGGCGTACGGCGACTGGTCCAGGGTGACCGCCCACGTCTCCGGGGCGACCGTGTGGGGCGAGGCGCCCGGGGGCAACGGCCCGACCGACCCGCCGGACCCCACGGACCCGCCCACCGACCCGCCGGGGGACGCGCCGACGCTGTTCGACGACTTCGACTACAGCTCGCACACCGACCCGAAGATCAACGCGAACGGCTGGAGCGTACGGTCCAACTCCGGCGGTCCCGGCGTGCCGGGCGCGACGTGGGCACCTGAGAACGTCACCTTCGCCGAGCAGAGCGGCAACTCGGTGATGAACCTGGAGACCTCGACGGCCGGCACGGGGGCGTCGACGAAGCACACCGAGATCCTGACCAAGTCGATGAAGTTCAAGAACGGGACGTACGCGTCCCGGGTGAAGTTCAGCGACGCGCCGCGCTCGGGCCCGGACGGCGACCGGATCGTGCAGACGTTCTTCACGATCAACGACCTGAAGGCACCGATGGCGGACGACTACGCGGAGTACGACTTCGAGTATCTGCCCAACGGCGGCTGGGGCGAGCCCGCGAACATCCTCTACACCACGTCGTGGGAGACCTACCGGCCCGACCCGTGGGAGGCGGTCAACGCGCACAGCGAGGTCCGGCAGTCGTACGCGGGCTGGCACGACCTGGTGGTGACCATCGACGACGACCAGATCACGTACTACGTCGACGGCCAGCACTTCGGGACGCACGGGGCGGCCTATCTGCCCGAGCGGCCTATGTCGATCAACTTCAACCAGTGGCTGATCGACCTCCAGGGGCAGCCGAGCACCACGCCCCGCGCCTACGACCAGCAGGTGGACTACGTCCTGCACGTGAAGGACCAGGTGCTGACCCCGGCACAGGTCAACGCGATGGTCGGGACGTACCGCGGGGCGGGGACGAGCTTCGAGGACACGGTTCCGGCCGGATAGCGGGGGTCCGTACGGCGTGAGAGCCGGGCGGGGCGGGGGTCGAGGGCGGCCCCCGCCCCGCTTTCGTATGCCAGGAGGCACTCGCGCCACCGATTCCGTACACCGCCGGCCGGGGTGAATTTTCCGGCACCCCTTGACAGCCCCGCCACCCTCCGGGCAATCTTCCGTTAAGCAGAAACTAACTTCCGCAATACGGAAGGAGCGCCGACATCCTCATGGGATACCCGGACCAGCGCTTCGATGTGAACCTTTCGATCCTCTTCACGGAACTCCCGCTCCTGGAGCGTCCCGCGGCAGCCGCCGCGGCGGGCTTCACGGCGGTCGAGCTGTGGTGGCCCTGGATCGAGACCCCCACCCCTCCGCAGGCGGAGCTCGACGCCCTCAAGAAGGCGCTCGACGACGCCGGCACCCAGTTGGTGGGGCTGAACTTCTACGCCGGACAGCTGCCCGGCCCCGACCGCGGCGCGCTCTCCGTGCCCGGTGCGGAGTCGGACCGCTTCCGGGCCAACATCGAGGTGGCGGCCGACTTCGCCGCCTCGGTCGGCTGCACGGCGCTCAACGCGCTGTACGGCAACCGCGTCGAGGGCGCGGACCCGGTGGTGCAGGACGCGCTCGCCCTGGAGAACCTGGTGCTGGCCGCCCGCGCGGCGGACCGGATCGGGGCGATCCTCCTCGTCGAGACCCTCAACAAGCCGGAGTCACCGCTCTATCCGCTGGTCGGCGCACCGGCCGCGATCGAGGTCGTCGACAAGGTGAACGCGGCGACGGGCCTCGGGAACGCCAAGTTCCTGCTGGACCTCTACCACCTCTCGATGAACGGCGAGGAGCTGAGCCAGGTCATCAAGGCGTACGCCGCGAAGACCGGCCACGTCCAGATCGCCGACAACCCCGGGCGCGGCGCGCCGGGCACCGGCTCGCTCCCGCTGGAGCAGCTCCTCGACGAGCTGAAGGACGCCGGCTACGCGGGCTGGGTCGGTCTGGAGTACAAGCCGGGCGACCGGCCGAGCGCGGAGTCCTTCGACTGGCTCCCGGCGTCGGCCCGAGCGGCCCGCTGACCGGCCGCGGGCGGGCCGGGCCGACCTCCGGTCGAGCCCAACCCCCCTACGTACACACGTTTTTCAGGAAGGCACCCTCATGAGCAACAACCTCCCCAAGGTTGCGTGGATCGGCCTCGGCATCATGGGCTCCCCCATGTCCGAGAACCTGGTCAAGGCCGGTTACGACGTCACGGGATACACCCTGGAGCAGGACAAGGTCGACCGCCTGGTCGCGGCCGGCGGCACCGGCGCCTCCTCGATCGCGGACGCGGTCAGGGACGCGGATGTCGTCATCACGATGGTGCCCGCCTCCCCGCAGGTCGAGGCCATCGCCTACGGCCCCGACGGCATCCTGGAGAACGCCCAGCGCGGCGCCCTGCTGGTGGACATGTCCTCCATCACCCCGCAGACCTCCGTGGACCTCGCCAAGAACGCGGCCGAGAAGGGCATCCGGGTCCTGGACGCGCCGGTCTCCGGCGGCGAGGCCGGTGCCATCGAGGCGGTTCTCTCCATCATGGTCGGCGGCGAGCAGGCGGACTTCGACGCCGCGAAGCCGCTGTTGGAGACGCTCGGCAAGACCATCGTGCTCTGTGGCCCGCACGGCTCCGGCCAGACGGTGAAGGCGGCCAACCAGCTGATCGTCGCGGTCAACATCCAGGCCTGCGCCGAG from Streptomyces sp. CA-278952 carries:
- a CDS encoding cellulose binding domain-containing protein, with amino-acid sequence MTTARRNPRGSRLRTAAASAAAVALAATGLAALPSSANAAADGIVVQYRTSASGASADQSEPWLKVRNAGSTSVPLSSVKVRYYFKADSASAAYRFACSWAVKGCANITGTFGTPAHPTATADRYLEIGFTAGAGSLAPGADTGDMQLRFHQSSWAPLVQSDDYSFGADRTAYGDWSRVTAHVSGATVWGEAPGGNGPTDPPDPTDPPTDPPGDAPTLFDDFDYSSHTDPKINANGWSVRSNSGGPGVPGATWAPENVTFAEQSGNSVMNLETSTAGTGASTKHTEILTKSMKFKNGTYASRVKFSDAPRSGPDGDRIVQTFFTINDLKAPMADDYAEYDFEYLPNGGWGEPANILYTTSWETYRPDPWEAVNAHSEVRQSYAGWHDLVVTIDDDQITYYVDGQHFGTHGAAYLPERPMSINFNQWLIDLQGQPSTTPRAYDQQVDYVLHVKDQVLTPAQVNAMVGTYRGAGTSFEDTVPAG
- a CDS encoding TIM barrel protein; its protein translation is MGYPDQRFDVNLSILFTELPLLERPAAAAAAGFTAVELWWPWIETPTPPQAELDALKKALDDAGTQLVGLNFYAGQLPGPDRGALSVPGAESDRFRANIEVAADFAASVGCTALNALYGNRVEGADPVVQDALALENLVLAARAADRIGAILLVETLNKPESPLYPLVGAPAAIEVVDKVNAATGLGNAKFLLDLYHLSMNGEELSQVIKAYAAKTGHVQIADNPGRGAPGTGSLPLEQLLDELKDAGYAGWVGLEYKPGDRPSAESFDWLPASARAAR
- a CDS encoding 2-hydroxy-3-oxopropionate reductase gives rise to the protein MSNNLPKVAWIGLGIMGSPMSENLVKAGYDVTGYTLEQDKVDRLVAAGGTGASSIADAVRDADVVITMVPASPQVEAIAYGPDGILENAQRGALLVDMSSITPQTSVDLAKNAAEKGIRVLDAPVSGGEAGAIEAVLSIMVGGEQADFDAAKPLLETLGKTIVLCGPHGSGQTVKAANQLIVAVNIQACAEAVVFLEKSGVDLAAALDVLNGGLAGSTVLTRKKDNFLKRDFAPGFRIDLHHKDMGIVTDAARNVGAALPVGGVVAQLVASLRAQGDGGLDHSALLRSVERLSGSQV